Proteins from a single region of Tachysurus vachellii isolate PV-2020 chromosome 15, HZAU_Pvac_v1, whole genome shotgun sequence:
- the hepacama gene encoding hepatic and glial cell adhesion molecule a has product MKAEMQASSKEAGVLSLFQKLCIFTYFLAVVSGVNITCPSSIVRGTLGGSALLSVSYTSTSSDRPVIKWQLKRDKPVTVVQSIGTDIIGNLRSEYRGRIMLFENGSLLLNYLQLSDEGAYEVEISITDDTFTGEKHMNLTVDVPVSRPYVHLVASSVLELTEHFTLNCTHERGTKPIYGWLKGGKPLTNDSRLLLSQDQKVLTISRVLISDDDVYTCTVENPISNMKSTPIRLTVYKRSSLYIILSTGGIFLLITLVTVCACWKPSKKKRQQPLMQSRQNVEQSNGNHEVSVDIVPGRSYHNRKGPGGLYVLKETDFSEDQDEDPCSYIHPLNPHSPPCYPSTFSSPEAYTYSGRRYPRTPVPSPPPTPTSAMPMAPSPHLRSLPRKPLPSAASPTPSQTEEQSTVHESSIHSHI; this is encoded by the exons ATGAAGGCGGAGATGCAGGCTTCCTCCAAAGAGGCAGGAGTTTTATCACTTTTCCAGAAACTGTGTATCTTCACCTATTTCCTGGCAG TTGTCAGTGGCGTGAACATCACCTGCCCATCCTCTATCGTAAGAGGCACCTTAGGTGGCTCGGCCCTGCTCTCCGTCAGCTACACCAGCACCAGCTCTGACAGGCCTGTCATCAAGTGGCAGCTGAAGAGGGACAAACCTGTCACTGTGGTACAGTCTATCGGCACTGATATCATTGGGAACTTGCGGAGCGAGTACCGCGGCCGCATCATGCTCTTCGAAAATGGCTCACTCCTGCTCAACTACCTGCAGCTGTCAGATGAGGGTGCTTATGAAGTAGAGATCTCCATCACTGATGACACCTTTACCGGGGAGAAACACATGAACCTCACTGTAGACG tacCTGTATCCAGGCCATATGTGCACCTGGTGGCTTCCTCTGTGCTGGAGCTTACTGAGCACTTTACACTTAACTGCACTCATGAAAGGGGCACAAAGCCTATTTATGGCTGGCTGAAGGGCGGGAAGCCTCTGACCAATGACTCACGTCTGCTTCTGTCACAAGACCAGAAAGTTCTGACTATCTCCAGGGTTCTAATATCAGATGATGATGTCTACACATGCACTGTAGAGAATCCCATCAGCAACATGAAGAGCACACCTATCAGACTCACTGTCTACA aaCGAAGCTCTCTCTATATCATCCTATCCACTGGTGGAATTTTTTTGCTCATAACCTTGGTGACGGTGTGTGCCTGCTGGAAGCCTTCCAAAAA AAAAAGGCAACAGCCTCTTATGCAGAGCAGGCAGAATGTAGAGCAGAGCAATGGCAATCATGAAG TTTCAGTTGATATTGTGCCAGGGAGAAGCTACCATAACCGAAAAGGCCCAGGTGGATTATACGTTCTGAAGGAAACA GACTTTTCTGAAGACCAAGACGAGGACCCATGTAGCTACATCCACCCTTTGAATCCACACAGTCCACCTTGCTATCCTAGCACATTCTCCTCTCCAGAAGCATATACCTACTCAGGAAGAAGATACCCTCGTACCCCTGTCCCCTCTCCTCCCCCAACCCCAACCTCTGCCATGCCCATGGCACCCTCACCACACCTGCGAAGCTTACCGCGAAAGCCCCTCCCATCAGCTGCAAGCCCCACCCCATCACAGACAGAGGAACAGTCGACTGTACACGAGTCTAGCATTCACAGTCACATTTAG